In Deinococcus psychrotolerans, the genomic window CGGCACTTACGCCGGAATTGCCAACCCGCCGACGCTGAAGTACCTCAAAGAACTCGGCATCACGGCCATCGAACTGATGCCGGTGCATTTGCACGTAGACGATCCGTTTCTCTTGGACAAGGGACTCGACAACTACTGGGGCTACTCCACGCTGAGTTTTTTCGCGCCGGAAGTGCGTTACTCGGCAGCAGCCCGCGCAGGCGACCCGCAGGGCGTGATTGCCGAATTCAAGGGCATGGTCAAGGCGCTGCACAAAGAAGGCATCGAAGTCATCTTGGACGTGGTCTATAACCACACCGCCGAAGGCAACCATCTCGGCCCCACCATGAGCTTTAAAGGCATCGATAACCCCACCTATTACCGCTTGGTCACTGGCAACGAGCGCCACTATTTCGATTACACCGGCACCGGCAACAGCCTGAACGTGCGCCACCCCCAGACGCTGCAACTGATTATGGATTCGCTGCGCTACTGGATTACCGAGATGCACATCGACGGCTTCCGCTTTGATCTGGCGTCTACGCTGGCACGCGGCCTGCACGAAGTCGATCAGCTCTCCAGCTTTTTTACCATCATCCACCAAGACCCGATCATCAGCGGGGTCAAGCTGATTGCCGAGCCGTGGGACGTGGGCGAGGGCGGCTATCAGGTGGGCAACTTCCCCGTCAACTGGGCCGAGTGGAACGGCATTTACCGCGACGACATGCGGGCCTTCTGGCAGGGCAACGGTGGGCTGGCCTCGGAAATCGGCTACCGCCTGACGGGCAGCAGCGACCTCTACCAAAACGACGGGCGCAAGCCGTACGCCTCGATCAATTTCATGACCGCTCACGACGGCTTTACCCTGCGCGACACGGTCAGCTACAACGAAAAGCACAACGACGCCAACCAAGAAGGCAACAACGACGGCCACAACGACAATAAATCCTGGAATTGCGGCGCGGAAGGCCCCACCGAAGACCCCGAGGTTGAAGCCCTGCGCTCACGCCAGCAGCGCAACATGCTGGCGACCCTGATCTTGTCTCAGGGCACGCCGATGATTTTGGGCGGCGACGAAATGGGCCGCACCCAGGGCGGCAACAACAACGCTTACTGCCAAGACAACGAAATCAGTTGGTACGACTGGGACAACGTGGACGAGCCCCTCTTGGCCTTCACCAAGAAGCTGTTGACCCTGCGCCGTGAGCACCCCGCCCTGCACCGCCGCAAGTTCTTTGCGGGGCGCAATATTCGCGGCGAGGACATCCGCGACATCGTGTGGCTGCGCTTTGACGGCGAGGAGATGACCGACAGCGACTGGCAAAGTGCCGAAACCCAGAGTATGGGCGTGTTCCTCGACGGCAACGGCCTCAACGACGTGGATCAAATGGGCAACCCCGTTCAAGACGATCACTTGCTGCTCCTGCTCAGCAGCACTTACATCGATTTGCCGTTTACCTTGCCGGAGTTGGGCGGCTGCGACGAGTGGGAATTGCTGCTCGACACCTACGATGACGCCGCCGAAGAGCGGGTCAAAGCCGGAAATGAAACCACCCTGCACGCCCGCAGTGTCAAGCTGTACCGCTGCACCCGCAGTGAACCGCTTCCCAATCTGTAATTGAGCGCCGCTCAGATTGAATGAATAAAAGATGAGCAAAGAGCCGCCCCCGTTTTCCTGATCTGGGCGGCTTTTTCGCCGCAGGGCATTTACACCTCTGCCCAGCCATTGAGGGCTTTCTCACCGGCCTCGCCATGTCATTGGCGTAGCGTAGACACAAACGCCGGGTGAATCCCGGTAAAACCCGGTGACCCGCTTGGCCCGCGTGCCGCACGCTTAACCACACTTGAGCGCCGCCTCTCCTCCTCAACGAGGTCTTTCGAATGTCCAATTTTTCCACTGCTCCCGCTCCGCCCGCTTCCCAACCCGTCTCTCATCCCCTCTCCAGCGGCGAGCGTCTCGGCGCACAGGTCTTGCCGGACGGCACCGGCACCCGTTTCCGGGTCTGGGCCACCGAAGTGCAGGACGTCGCCGTGAGAATCGGCGGCACCGATTACCCGATGGAGCGCAGCGGCGACCCCGATCACGACTGCATTCACCAGACCGTCTTGCCAGTCGGTGCGGGCACCCGCTATCAGTTTGTCTTGGGCGGCGTGCCCACCCCCGATCCCTACGCCCGATTTTTGCCAGGCGGCGTTCACGGCGAGGCCGAGGTGATCGCCTTCAATATCCACGACTGGAAAGATGTCGACTGGGACGGCCTTCCGCTGGATCAGTGCGTTTTCTATGAGCTGCACGTCGGTACTTTCACGCCGGAAGGGACTTATCAGGCAGCTCAGGCCAAGCTGCCGGAGCTTAAAGCGCTGGGCATCACGGCCGTCGAACTGATGCCGCTGGCCGCCTTCGCGGGCGAGTACGGCTGGGGTTACGACGGGGTGGCCCTCTACGCGCCGCACGCGCCGTATGGCCGCCCTGAAGACCTCAGAAGCTTCGTCGACGCCGCCCACAACATTGGGCTGGCGGTCTTTTTGGACGTGGTCTACAACCATTTTGGCCCCGACGGCAATTACCTCAAAAATTACAGCCCCAAGTACTTCACCAGCAAGTTTCAGAGCGCCTGGGGCGAGGGCCTCGATTACGCCGAGCGCCACATGCGCCGCCTGATTACCGAAAATGCCCAGATGTGGCTGCGCGATTACCACTTCGACGGCCTGCGTCTAGACGCCACCCAGAGTATGCCCGACGACTCCGAGGTGCATATTTTGCAGGAGCTGGCCTCGGAGGTGCACGGGCTGGGCGGCCACCACCTGATGCTGGCCGAGGATTACCGCAACTTGCCGATGCTGGTCACGGACTATCACCTCGACGGCATCTGGGTGGACGACTTTCACCACGAAATGCGGGTGACGCTGACTGGAGATCAGGACGGCTACTACGCGGCCTTTGAAGGCGGCGCGGCGGCGCTGGCCCACACCATCAACCGGGGCTGGACGTACGAGGGTCAAACGTGGCCGATGGAAGACCACGCCCTGCCCGGCAATTTGCGCGGCCAACCCGCTGACGCGCTGCCAGCGCCCAGTTTCGTATATTTCATTCAGAACCACGACCAGATCGGCAACCGCGCTCAGGGCGACCGAATGACCGACGTGGAGCGCGTCTCAGTGGCCGCTTTCCGGGGAGCCAGCACCGTGCTGCTCGCCCTGCCGATGACGCCGCTGATTTTTCAGGGCCAAGAATGGGCCGCCAGCACGCCGTTTCCGTTTTTCTCCAACCACCACGGCGATCTCGGCGCACTCGTCAGCGAGGGGCGCAAAAAAGAATTCGGGCACTTTGAAGGCTTCTCGGGCTACGTCCTCGACCCGCAAGACCGCGCCACCTTCGAGCTGGCCAAACTCGACTGGGCCGAGAAACGAGACGGTGAACACGCCCAGACGTTTCAGACCTATCAGCAGTTGCTGAACTTGAGAAAAACCGACCCGGTGCTGAGTGGCCGCTCCCGTCACGCGCTGACGGCGGGGCACGTGGACGCCGTGTTGTGGGTGCGCTGGACAACCGACGAAGGCGAGCGGGCGCTGCTGTGGAACACCGGCAAGACCGCTCTGGCCGCCTCCAAACTCGACTTGCCCTTCAACTTGCCTCCCAGCCTGACGTTTCACAGCGAGGGCAAGCCCACCCCCACGCTGGGAGCCGGTGAAGCTGTGATCTTGGGCAACGGATGACGGCGGCGCTCACCGAAGCTGCCGGAGCGCAGGCGCAGATCGCTCCCCACACGCCGCAGATTCCCCGCGCCACCTACCGATTGCAACTGCACGGCCCCATCACGCTGCCCAGCGGCAAAACCGCCCGCTTCGATTTCAGGGACGCGGCCAGAGCAGTGCCGTATCTGGCCCGCCTGGGCATCAGCACGCTCTACCTCTCCCCCATCTGGCAGGCCGCGCCGGGCAGCTCGCACGGCTATGACGCCACCGACCACAGCCGAGTCTCGGATGAACTGGGCGGGGAAAAGGGTCTGCGCAAGCTCTGGCAAACCGCCAAAGCGCAGGGCATGACCATCATCGCCGACTTTGTGCCGAACCACATGGGCATCGCGGGCGGCCATAACCCGTACTGGGAAGATGTGCTGCGCCACGGACAGGCCAGCCGCTACGCCCACTTCTTCGACATTTCTTGGGAACCTCTCAAGCGGGCACTCAGCGGCAAAGTGCTGCTGCCGGTGCTGGGCGATCAATACGGGCGGGTGCTGGAGCGCGGCGAGCTACAGGTGGTGCGGATCGGCGGCGCACTCGGCCTGCGCTACTTCGAGCGCACTTTTCCACTCTCGCCGCGACAGAACGCCCCGATTCTCACGCGGGCCTGGACGCTCGCCAGCCAACTCGACGCCTCGCCCCAAAATGAAGAAGCCCGCGCCGACCTCGCTTCGCTGGCGCTGCAAGCCGCCCATTTGCCGCGCAGCCAGGACAACCTGACCAGCGAAGACAAACAAAGCCGCGCCCGCGAAACCGCCGTGATCGAGCGCCGCCTTTCGCGCCTCGCCGAGATCCCGGCGATTGCCGCTGCGCTGGACACTGCACTGAGCGAACTCAACGCCGACCCCACGCGCCTCGACCAGCTCATCACCGAGCAAAATTACCGGCTGAGCTACTGGAAAGTCGCTTCCGAGCAAATCAATTACCGCCGCTTTTTTGACATCAACGATTTGGCGGCGCTGCGAATTGAAGACCCCCGCGTCTTCGAGTGGGCGCACTCCAAACTGTTTGAACTCATCAAAGAAGGCGTCATCGCAGGCGTGCGGCTTGACCACACCGACGGTTTGTATGACCCCGCCGGTTACTTCCAGACGTTGCAGGAACGGGCCGCCGAGGTGCTGGGTGTGCCTTACGCGGCAGGCGGCCGACCGCTGTACGTGCTGGCCGAAAAGATTCTGGAACCCGGCGAGCGCTTGCCCAACTGGCCGATCTACGGCACCACCGGCTACGACTTTTTGGCGCAGCTCGGCGGCGTGTTCGTGGAGAGCGGCAACGAGGAGGAGATCAGCGGGATTTACCGGCGCTTTACCGGCGACCGCAAGAGCTACGGCCAGACGCTGCACGACACCAAAGAATTTATTCAGCGGGTCAGCCTCGCTTCCGAAGTCAACGTGTTGGCCGAGCACCTCGAGCGGCTGGCCGAAGCGGATTTGCGCTGGCGCGACTTTACTTTGAGCAGCCTGCGCGAGGTGCTGCGCGAAGTCATTGCGGCTTTCCCGGTCTACCGCACTTATGTTCGGCTCGATGGGCGCGAGGGCGGCGACGACGCCAAGATCAACCACGCCATCACCGACGCCCGCAAGCTCAACCGCGAACTCGACGGCAGCCTATTCGACTTCCTGAAGGCGGTGCTGACGCTCGACGCCCCCGATTTGGAGAGCCGCGAGCGCTACGCCGAATTTGCCTTCAAGTTCCAGCAACTCACCGGCCCGGTGACGGCCAAAGGCGCGGAAGACACCGCCTTTTACCGCTACGGACGGCTGCTGTGCCTCAACGAAGTCGGCGGCGACCCGGCCATTTTCGGCACGCCGCCGCGCACCTTTCACGCGCAGGCCCGCGAGAGGGGCGAAAAGTGGCCGCACGCCATGCTGAGCACCAGCACCCACGACACCAAACGCGGCGAAGGCACCCGCGCCCGCATCGCGGTGCTGAGCGAGATGCCGCAGACGTGGGCGGCCTACCTCAGCCACTGGGGCAAGCTGGCCCGCGCCTTTGAGCGCGAACTCCCAGAAGGCGCACGCGCTCCCAGCAGCGTAGACCAGATGATGTTTTTTCAAAACGTGCTGGGCGCTTGGCCGCTGAGCGGCGCACTCACCGATTTGCCTGAGCGCCTGAGCGCCGCCATGCTCAAATCGGCCCGTGAAGCCAAGCAGCACACTTCCTGGGCCGCGCCCGACGCCGCTTATGAGGA contains:
- the glgX gene encoding glycogen debranching protein GlgX; translated protein: MTQFEQPPIQIRPGNPDPLGATWDGHGTNFALYSEHASAVELCLFDEGGAETRLPLTEQTAFVWHGYVPGVHPGQRYGYRVSGEYAPERGLRFNPNVVLLDPYAKAVEGTEQFKQGVFAYVPGDEDNQPQTEDQRGAPLGLVVDPGFDWQGDQPPKVPFHQSVIYEAHVRGLTMTHPEVPEELRGTYAGIANPPTLKYLKELGITAIELMPVHLHVDDPFLLDKGLDNYWGYSTLSFFAPEVRYSAAARAGDPQGVIAEFKGMVKALHKEGIEVILDVVYNHTAEGNHLGPTMSFKGIDNPTYYRLVTGNERHYFDYTGTGNSLNVRHPQTLQLIMDSLRYWITEMHIDGFRFDLASTLARGLHEVDQLSSFFTIIHQDPIISGVKLIAEPWDVGEGGYQVGNFPVNWAEWNGIYRDDMRAFWQGNGGLASEIGYRLTGSSDLYQNDGRKPYASINFMTAHDGFTLRDTVSYNEKHNDANQEGNNDGHNDNKSWNCGAEGPTEDPEVEALRSRQQRNMLATLILSQGTPMILGGDEMGRTQGGNNNAYCQDNEISWYDWDNVDEPLLAFTKKLLTLRREHPALHRRKFFAGRNIRGEDIRDIVWLRFDGEEMTDSDWQSAETQSMGVFLDGNGLNDVDQMGNPVQDDHLLLLLSSTYIDLPFTLPELGGCDEWELLLDTYDDAAEERVKAGNETTLHARSVKLYRCTRSEPLPNL
- the treZ gene encoding malto-oligosyltrehalose trehalohydrolase, producing MSNFSTAPAPPASQPVSHPLSSGERLGAQVLPDGTGTRFRVWATEVQDVAVRIGGTDYPMERSGDPDHDCIHQTVLPVGAGTRYQFVLGGVPTPDPYARFLPGGVHGEAEVIAFNIHDWKDVDWDGLPLDQCVFYELHVGTFTPEGTYQAAQAKLPELKALGITAVELMPLAAFAGEYGWGYDGVALYAPHAPYGRPEDLRSFVDAAHNIGLAVFLDVVYNHFGPDGNYLKNYSPKYFTSKFQSAWGEGLDYAERHMRRLITENAQMWLRDYHFDGLRLDATQSMPDDSEVHILQELASEVHGLGGHHLMLAEDYRNLPMLVTDYHLDGIWVDDFHHEMRVTLTGDQDGYYAAFEGGAAALAHTINRGWTYEGQTWPMEDHALPGNLRGQPADALPAPSFVYFIQNHDQIGNRAQGDRMTDVERVSVAAFRGASTVLLALPMTPLIFQGQEWAASTPFPFFSNHHGDLGALVSEGRKKEFGHFEGFSGYVLDPQDRATFELAKLDWAEKRDGEHAQTFQTYQQLLNLRKTDPVLSGRSRHALTAGHVDAVLWVRWTTDEGERALLWNTGKTALAASKLDLPFNLPPSLTFHSEGKPTPTLGAGEAVILGNG
- the treY gene encoding malto-oligosyltrehalose synthase; its protein translation is MTAALTEAAGAQAQIAPHTPQIPRATYRLQLHGPITLPSGKTARFDFRDAARAVPYLARLGISTLYLSPIWQAAPGSSHGYDATDHSRVSDELGGEKGLRKLWQTAKAQGMTIIADFVPNHMGIAGGHNPYWEDVLRHGQASRYAHFFDISWEPLKRALSGKVLLPVLGDQYGRVLERGELQVVRIGGALGLRYFERTFPLSPRQNAPILTRAWTLASQLDASPQNEEARADLASLALQAAHLPRSQDNLTSEDKQSRARETAVIERRLSRLAEIPAIAAALDTALSELNADPTRLDQLITEQNYRLSYWKVASEQINYRRFFDINDLAALRIEDPRVFEWAHSKLFELIKEGVIAGVRLDHTDGLYDPAGYFQTLQERAAEVLGVPYAAGGRPLYVLAEKILEPGERLPNWPIYGTTGYDFLAQLGGVFVESGNEEEISGIYRRFTGDRKSYGQTLHDTKEFIQRVSLASEVNVLAEHLERLAEADLRWRDFTLSSLREVLREVIAAFPVYRTYVRLDGREGGDDAKINHAITDARKLNRELDGSLFDFLKAVLTLDAPDLESRERYAEFAFKFQQLTGPVTAKGAEDTAFYRYGRLLCLNEVGGDPAIFGTPPRTFHAQARERGEKWPHAMLSTSTHDTKRGEGTRARIAVLSEMPQTWAAYLSHWGKLARAFERELPEGARAPSSVDQMMFFQNVLGAWPLSGALTDLPERLSAAMLKSAREAKQHTSWAAPDAAYEEALDNLIRGLLASSEFVDSVKIFHEQISSYGAQNSLSAALVRLTSPGVPDTYQGSESWNQALVDPDNRRPVDYARLQALLRRTEERHAKDPLGLAAELLRNYGNGGIKLLTTWVALSERRSNPELFGLGNYHALSGGKHLLAFSRQWGDQLAVTLAPRLTYSLTKGQTPWALGEVWGSRTLALPSGAYRSAMTGERFRVRGDKIALAKVLEFFPVALLIRE